Proteins from a genomic interval of Chroococcidiopsis thermalis PCC 7203:
- a CDS encoding nucleoside deaminase → MTPEDFMRLALAEAKQGDSPYGAVIVKDNEVVAKGYNTVKRDCDPSAHAEMNVIRSLTAKIQTPSLEGYTIYATGEPCPMCASVCVWAGVSEIIIGASIEDLISVNQSQIDLACDEIIAKSFRNIKVTKGVLREECVKLFK, encoded by the coding sequence ATGACACCTGAAGATTTTATGCGATTAGCTTTGGCAGAAGCAAAACAGGGCGATTCTCCTTACGGTGCTGTAATTGTCAAAGATAACGAAGTCGTAGCTAAAGGGTATAACACAGTCAAGCGAGATTGCGATCCTTCTGCTCATGCAGAAATGAATGTCATTCGTAGTTTAACAGCTAAAATTCAAACTCCGTCTTTAGAAGGATATACGATATACGCTACAGGTGAACCTTGCCCGATGTGCGCGAGTGTTTGCGTATGGGCTGGTGTATCAGAAATTATAATTGGGGCTTCAATCGAAGATTTGATCTCGGTGAACCAATCGCAGATCGATCTAGCATGTGATGAGATAATTGCTAAGTCTTTTAGAAATATTAAAGTGACAAAAGGCGTGTTGCGAGAGGAGTGTGTGAAATTATTTAAATAG
- a CDS encoding ATP-binding protein has translation MNQEPTPESLSATISQLKQINEQLQLQVAAHQRAEAEVRFLHGITQFINESHDFHSALAIALEKICQFTGWQFGEAWTPSSDDRNLTCSPAWYSADPSLEQFRHSSEGYKFAANIGLPGRVWVSKRPEWLHISQEPETIFLRKSFADRVGFKTALGMPIVDSGDRVLAVLVFFMFASCAENTHLIELVATIAVQLGTLLQRQQAEAALYQSQAWLQAILDNSTALIYIKDLDGKYLLVNVWFSLLFYPDRAGVKGKTDYDIFPPEIAAVLQQNDRKVIAAKSPIDWEELLPHEDDGLHTYLSIKFSLYNERGEPYAICGISTDITERKRAEDALRSSMATNRALLNAIPDLMFRINRSGVFVNFKAAKGDRLHLPAHEFLGKHLSEVFPTEIAKAFDSCIKRTLFTNEVQILECQLIVNDEFRDYELRIAVSAENEVMAIVRDITDRKRTEAEIRLALEKEKELGELKSRFVTMASHEFRTPLATILSSSELLEHYSHKWSEDRKLNHLQRIQTSVKHMTQLLNDVLLIGKAEAGKLEFKPLLIDLKQFCHEIVEEIQLTASDRQIIFQCHADERITGMMDEKLLRHIFINLLSNAVKYSPADSPVNFELTNECDTVIFRVRDRGIGIPLVEQAEIFSSFHRASNVGNISGTGLGLAIVKKSIDLHDGKIAVESSVGLGTIFTVVLPLNKQV, from the coding sequence ATGAATCAAGAGCCAACCCCTGAATCCCTGAGCGCAACTATTAGTCAACTGAAACAAATCAACGAACAATTACAGCTTCAAGTTGCAGCACACCAGCGGGCAGAGGCAGAAGTTCGATTTTTGCATGGCATTACCCAGTTTATTAATGAATCTCACGATTTTCACTCTGCATTAGCGATCGCGCTAGAAAAAATCTGTCAGTTTACTGGCTGGCAATTTGGTGAAGCATGGACTCCCAGTTCTGACGATCGAAATTTAACATGTAGCCCTGCTTGGTACAGTGCCGACCCAAGCTTAGAGCAATTTCGCCACAGCAGCGAAGGATATAAATTTGCTGCCAATATCGGTTTACCTGGGCGTGTTTGGGTGTCAAAGCGTCCTGAGTGGTTGCACATTTCTCAGGAACCAGAAACCATATTTTTACGCAAATCCTTTGCAGATCGAGTTGGATTCAAAACGGCGTTGGGTATGCCAATTGTTGATAGTGGCGATCGCGTTCTAGCGGTGTTGGTATTTTTCATGTTTGCATCTTGCGCAGAAAATACCCATTTAATCGAGTTGGTTGCAACTATTGCTGTTCAGCTAGGCACTTTATTACAACGCCAACAAGCAGAAGCAGCACTATATCAAAGTCAAGCATGGCTGCAAGCAATTTTAGATAATTCCACAGCACTAATTTATATCAAAGATTTAGATGGAAAATATTTACTCGTCAATGTCTGGTTTAGCCTTCTATTCTATCCCGATCGCGCTGGGGTAAAAGGAAAAACTGACTACGACATTTTCCCTCCAGAAATTGCTGCTGTTTTACAGCAAAACGATCGAAAAGTTATAGCTGCTAAATCTCCAATTGATTGGGAAGAGCTGTTACCACATGAGGATGACGGTTTACATACCTATCTTTCCATTAAATTTTCTCTCTATAACGAACGCGGTGAACCTTATGCGATTTGTGGAATTTCTACCGATATTACCGAACGCAAACGCGCTGAAGATGCCCTACGTTCCAGTATGGCGACAAATAGAGCTTTACTCAATGCGATCCCAGACTTGATGTTTCGCATCAATCGTTCGGGAGTTTTTGTCAACTTCAAAGCCGCAAAAGGCGATCGCTTGCACCTACCAGCACATGAATTTTTAGGTAAACATTTATCTGAAGTATTTCCTACTGAAATTGCCAAAGCATTTGATAGTTGTATAAAACGTACTTTATTTACTAATGAAGTGCAAATTTTAGAATGTCAGCTGATTGTAAATGATGAATTCAGAGATTACGAATTACGCATTGCTGTCAGTGCTGAAAATGAAGTCATGGCAATCGTTCGCGATATTACCGATCGCAAGCGAACGGAAGCAGAAATTCGCCTTGCTTTAGAAAAAGAGAAAGAGCTAGGAGAACTCAAATCGCGGTTTGTAACGATGGCTTCCCATGAATTTCGCACGCCTCTAGCAACGATTTTATCTTCTTCAGAATTGCTCGAACACTACAGTCATAAATGGAGTGAAGATCGAAAACTAAATCATTTACAAAGAATTCAAACATCTGTAAAACACATGACTCAATTATTAAATGACGTACTCTTAATTGGTAAAGCCGAGGCTGGTAAATTAGAATTTAAACCCCTACTCATCGACCTCAAACAATTTTGTCACGAAATTGTTGAAGAAATTCAATTAACGGCTAGCGATCGCCAAATTATTTTTCAGTGTCACGCAGACGAGCGGATTACGGGAATGATGGATGAGAAATTGCTACGTCATATTTTTATCAATCTCCTTTCCAATGCTGTTAAGTATTCCCCTGCCGACAGTCCAGTTAATTTTGAATTAACTAACGAATGCGACACAGTTATTTTTCGGGTTCGAGATCGAGGAATTGGTATTCCCTTAGTAGAGCAAGCAGAAATTTTTAGTAGTTTCCACCGTGCTAGTAACGTCGGAAATATTTCTGGTACAGGACTCGGTTTAGCGATCGTGAAAAAATCAATCGATTTACACGATGGCAAAATTGCAGTTGAAAGTTCAGTTGGCTTAGGCACGATTTTCACTGTAGTACTTCCTTTAAACAAGCAGGTATAG
- a CDS encoding GAF domain-containing protein: MVLWADYDNFPIPYKGWNVAVGEKYVGNRQQLATAFTKLLAWLREYMSVDTATILLPDEDRENLLVYATVGLEEEITQKIRIPIGRGIAGRIAASSKSMVTHNLLEEEIVSPILRQKGLRSLVGVPLPMREGMVGVLHVGSLQQRQFTERDIQQLQVVVHRLKSIMVTAQFNYLSCSASQTDIHKYVERIISLKYPHKVQNLSSALQQPLNSYWSIAACKCLDIFRCQYILTCN; encoded by the coding sequence ATGGTTTTGTGGGCAGACTACGATAACTTTCCCATCCCTTATAAGGGATGGAATGTGGCTGTGGGCGAAAAATACGTAGGTAACAGACAACAGCTGGCAACCGCCTTCACGAAGCTATTGGCATGGCTGCGAGAGTATATGTCTGTAGACACTGCTACAATCCTACTACCAGATGAAGATCGGGAAAATTTGCTCGTATATGCTACCGTCGGACTTGAAGAAGAAATTACACAAAAAATTCGTATTCCTATAGGTCGGGGTATTGCAGGTAGAATTGCTGCAAGTAGTAAGTCAATGGTGACTCACAATCTATTGGAGGAGGAGATTGTCAGTCCGATTTTACGGCAGAAAGGACTGCGATCGCTCGTCGGCGTTCCCCTACCAATGCGAGAAGGTATGGTTGGGGTTCTACACGTTGGTTCGCTTCAACAACGACAATTTACCGAACGCGACATCCAACAATTGCAAGTCGTCGTTCATCGCCTCAAGTCCATCATGGTGACAGCACAATTTAACTACCTTTCTTGTTCTGCCAGCCAGACAGATATTCATAAATATGTAGAGCGAATTATATCGTTGAAGTATCCCCACAAAGTTCAAAATTTATCATCTGCTCTACAGCAGCCTTTAAACAGCTATTGGTCGATCGCAGCGTGCAAATGTCTTGACATTTTCCGATGTCAGTATATATTGACATGCAATTGA
- a CDS encoding ion transporter: MLLKQRVGFYLEDIETPAGRTTTLIITGLVLLSSAIFVADTYSIPPKVRSLLDFFDTIIIFIFTLEYLLRFWCAENRMQYFFSVYSFIDLMAILPVFSGFIDINFSYVRLLRWFRILKLVRFLQGRTLFGRIGTEDSVIFARILFTLFAIVFVYSGLIYQAEHVINPKVFHTFLDAVYFSVVTMTTVGFGDVTPISQAGRFLTVLMILTGIALIPWQLGDLIKQLVKTSDRVETNCPTCGLALHDADARFCKACGTRLEKIQT; encoded by the coding sequence ATGTTACTCAAACAGCGTGTAGGATTTTATTTAGAAGATATTGAAACGCCCGCAGGTCGGACAACCACTTTAATTATTACAGGTTTAGTTCTACTATCTTCTGCTATTTTTGTTGCAGACACTTATTCGATTCCTCCTAAAGTTCGTAGTCTGCTCGATTTTTTTGACACGATAATCATCTTTATTTTTACTTTGGAATATTTGCTGAGGTTCTGGTGTGCAGAAAACAGAATGCAATACTTTTTCAGCGTTTATTCTTTTATCGATCTCATGGCGATTTTGCCAGTTTTTTCAGGATTTATAGATATCAATTTTAGCTACGTCCGCTTGCTGCGATGGTTTCGTATTTTAAAACTAGTTCGTTTTCTGCAAGGGAGAACTTTATTTGGTCGCATTGGGACGGAAGACAGTGTTATCTTTGCTAGAATATTGTTTACTTTATTTGCGATCGTTTTTGTTTATTCGGGTTTGATTTATCAAGCCGAGCATGTTATCAATCCAAAAGTATTTCATACTTTTTTGGATGCAGTGTATTTCTCAGTTGTCACGATGACAACTGTAGGATTTGGTGACGTAACTCCTATTTCCCAAGCAGGAAGGTTTCTCACAGTTCTGATGATTTTAACCGGAATTGCCCTAATTCCTTGGCAATTAGGCGATTTAATTAAACAATTAGTCAAAACATCAGATCGCGTAGAGACAAATTGTCCTACTTGTGGGTTAGCATTGCACGATGCTGATGCTCGGTTTTGTAAAGCTTGCGGTACGAGATTAGAAAAGATTCAGACTTGA
- a CDS encoding response regulator, whose product MIQILVVDDQSLIRQGLKALLELDPELTVVGEAENGQLALQLAQELRPDVILMDIRMPLMDGVAATREILQQLPQTKVLVLTTFDDDEYVKAAIAHGAMGYLLKDTPSEELAIAIHAVHKGYTQLGPGIVKKLLVSPLSVTKPTPPPVLQELTPRELEILQLIASGANNREIAQKLFISEGTVKNHVTNILNRLNLRDRTQAAIFANTFLFK is encoded by the coding sequence ATGATCCAAATCTTAGTGGTAGACGATCAAAGCTTAATTCGCCAAGGATTGAAAGCATTATTGGAATTAGATCCTGAATTAACCGTCGTTGGTGAAGCAGAAAATGGGCAACTTGCACTTCAATTAGCTCAAGAATTACGTCCAGATGTAATATTAATGGATATTCGGATGCCGTTGATGGATGGCGTTGCAGCAACACGAGAAATTTTGCAACAACTACCGCAAACTAAAGTTCTAGTTTTAACAACTTTTGACGATGACGAATACGTAAAAGCAGCGATCGCTCACGGAGCTATGGGTTACTTACTCAAAGATACACCTTCAGAGGAATTAGCCATAGCAATTCATGCCGTACATAAAGGATATACGCAATTGGGACCGGGAATTGTGAAAAAACTCCTGGTATCTCCTTTATCTGTAACAAAACCTACTCCTCCACCAGTACTGCAAGAACTCACGCCTAGAGAATTAGAAATTTTACAATTAATTGCTTCTGGGGCAAATAATCGCGAAATTGCTCAGAAACTATTTATTTCTGAAGGAACCGTAAAAAATCACGTTACGAATATTTTAAATCGACTGAATTTGCGCGATCGCACTCAAGCTGCCATTTTTGCGAATACTTTTCTATTTAAATAA
- a CDS encoding response regulator has protein sequence MAKILVIEDEPDVRNNLVELLESEDFDVASSENGLMGALWAQQYLPDLIICDVMMPEIDGYEVLAALREEATTATIPFVFLTAMADKANVRQGMELGADDYLTKPFTREELLGAVTTRLAKQQAVAQQYQAEYKRAEALKQRVQELQQYIETKDEVLQQLQQNLSSTVPKLNIAINILKNLTPGAQRDRCLAIIQTACAEEISMLSQLPYSKIFTEELSELLRQCQITNEET, from the coding sequence ATGGCTAAAATTCTTGTGATTGAAGACGAACCAGATGTTAGAAATAATCTCGTAGAACTGCTAGAGTCAGAAGACTTTGACGTTGCTAGTTCAGAAAATGGTTTGATGGGAGCGCTGTGGGCGCAGCAGTATTTACCAGACTTAATTATTTGCGATGTCATGATGCCAGAAATTGACGGCTATGAGGTACTCGCTGCTCTACGGGAAGAAGCAACAACAGCTACAATTCCTTTTGTTTTTCTCACAGCAATGGCTGATAAAGCAAATGTCCGTCAAGGCATGGAGTTAGGAGCAGATGATTATTTAACTAAACCTTTTACTAGGGAAGAATTATTAGGAGCAGTTACCACTCGGCTAGCAAAACAGCAAGCGGTGGCACAACAATACCAAGCAGAATACAAAAGAGCAGAAGCGCTTAAACAAAGAGTACAAGAGCTACAACAGTATATTGAAACAAAAGATGAAGTCTTGCAGCAATTACAGCAAAATTTGTCTAGTACTGTACCGAAACTGAATATCGCGATTAATATTCTCAAGAATCTCACACCTGGCGCGCAACGCGATCGCTGTTTAGCAATTATTCAAACAGCCTGTGCTGAGGAAATTTCTATGTTAAGTCAACTTCCCTACTCCAAGATTTTTACAGAGGAATTATCAGAGTTGTTACGCCAATGTCAAATTACCAATGAAGAAACTTAG